From one Nitrosopumilus sp. genomic stretch:
- a CDS encoding RNA-protein complex protein Nop10 produces MKFQLRKCIKCNQYTLKEKCPRCGEKTISAHPAKFSPDDKYMRYRLAERYN; encoded by the coding sequence ATGAAATTTCAATTAAGAAAATGCATTAAATGTAATCAGTACACTTTGAAAGAAAAATGTCCAAGATGTGGTGAAAAAACAATTTCTGCACATCCAGCTAAATTTTCACCTGATGATAAATACATGAGATATAGGTTAGCTGAGAGATATAACTAG
- a CDS encoding STT3 domain-containing protein, translating to MNSHVKLFSIGTFDFKLNHLLIIGILSLSFSISFLIRSQPASYGWELNEFDPFFNYRATQYVVENGINSYFEWNDDLSWYPHGRDVSQTSQVMLHMTAATTYWIFGGGGSLYDFTILFPVIFGSLTAVVVFALVRVIGGTTAGLFASLLFSISLPVIIRGQIGWFKSEPLGLFFSVLAIYLLLSGIKSKNPKISIPKIITSGIFMIFGLSAWGGDQFFIIPIGIFFLTLPFLRTDHKFLLWAIPLFTSSAVITSLGFERLGTNFILGLGGLSLIIPTVFLVSCIVIQNKSNERSKNRNGLIFLAAILVIGPSFLIVNADSQFVQLPSHRYLNAINPFLIASDPLVDSVSEHATTTIGQSFLFHSILMIFAGLGIWIILKNSNKSKFIENDMISFALIMGLIGVYVSSAFVRLEVFASISIIILSSIGLSVLIKELFSHTTEIKLSKNIFIKSSFLIGVVLLLTIPVIFPANGNVFSTSNNPPTILNGGSTYRISTTDWTDTLEWIKNNTEKDAVIATWWDYGYWIQTKAERASLADNSTLNDHIIKKIASAFLSTVDNGVKMLLEMESDYVVIFIVGQRLGIDNGDQPLYTLGGGGDESKKQWFMRIASEPLPKYLHSDGVSGTDYFWNETLLGKMTPFTPLGYVNLANNQQSQAYQPGFTGIYTKDIKFPEDGDGPLRLVYSSPSFDTEKGGQVIGVFVYEINKDYVPLN from the coding sequence TTGAATTCACACGTCAAATTATTTTCGATTGGAACCTTTGATTTTAAATTAAATCATCTCTTAATCATTGGAATTTTGTCACTTTCTTTTTCGATTTCCTTTTTGATTAGATCACAGCCTGCAAGTTACGGATGGGAACTAAATGAATTTGATCCTTTCTTTAACTATAGAGCTACACAATATGTTGTAGAAAACGGAATTAATTCATACTTTGAGTGGAACGATGATCTGAGTTGGTATCCTCATGGAAGAGATGTATCCCAAACTTCCCAAGTCATGTTACATATGACAGCGGCAACAACTTATTGGATTTTTGGTGGGGGTGGAAGTCTGTATGATTTCACTATTTTGTTTCCGGTAATTTTTGGATCCTTAACTGCAGTTGTTGTGTTTGCTTTAGTTAGAGTTATTGGAGGAACTACAGCTGGACTGTTTGCCTCATTACTTTTTTCAATTTCATTACCTGTTATCATTCGTGGTCAAATTGGTTGGTTCAAATCAGAACCACTGGGATTATTTTTTAGCGTTTTAGCAATCTATCTTCTTTTGAGTGGAATAAAATCAAAAAATCCTAAAATCTCCATTCCAAAAATAATTACTTCGGGAATCTTTATGATATTTGGTCTATCTGCATGGGGAGGGGATCAATTTTTCATTATCCCAATAGGAATTTTCTTTTTAACATTACCGTTCTTACGAACTGATCATAAATTTCTATTATGGGCAATTCCACTTTTCACATCTTCTGCTGTTATCACATCTCTTGGATTTGAAAGACTGGGAACAAATTTTATTTTGGGATTGGGAGGACTATCATTAATTATTCCTACTGTTTTCTTAGTTTCTTGTATAGTAATTCAAAACAAAAGCAATGAAAGATCTAAAAATAGAAACGGACTGATTTTTCTAGCAGCAATACTGGTAATTGGACCAAGCTTTCTTATTGTAAACGCAGATTCACAATTTGTTCAACTTCCTAGCCATAGATATCTGAATGCGATTAATCCGTTTTTGATAGCTTCGGATCCACTTGTTGATTCTGTTTCTGAACACGCAACAACCACAATTGGACAATCATTCCTCTTTCATTCAATATTGATGATCTTTGCCGGATTAGGAATTTGGATAATTCTGAAAAATTCCAACAAATCGAAATTTATAGAAAATGATATGATTTCATTTGCATTAATCATGGGACTGATTGGAGTTTATGTTAGTTCTGCATTTGTAAGATTGGAGGTATTTGCGTCAATATCCATAATTATTTTATCTTCTATAGGACTCTCTGTATTAATAAAAGAATTATTTTCCCATACAACAGAAATCAAACTATCCAAAAATATTTTCATAAAATCGTCATTTCTAATTGGTGTGGTGTTGCTCCTTACCATCCCGGTAATTTTTCCTGCTAACGGAAATGTTTTTTCCACTTCAAACAATCCTCCTACAATCCTTAATGGGGGGAGTACCTACAGAATTAGTACAACTGATTGGACTGATACTTTGGAGTGGATTAAAAATAATACTGAAAAAGATGCAGTCATTGCAACTTGGTGGGATTACGGATATTGGATTCAAACCAAAGCAGAGAGAGCCTCTCTTGCAGACAATTCAACTCTAAATGATCATATAATTAAAAAAATAGCTTCTGCTTTTCTAAGTACTGTTGATAATGGGGTAAAAATGTTACTTGAAATGGAATCTGATTATGTTGTTATTTTTATAGTTGGTCAAAGACTGGGAATCGATAATGGCGATCAACCACTTTATACTCTTGGTGGGGGTGGAGATGAATCAAAAAAACAATGGTTCATGAGAATTGCTAGTGAGCCTTTGCCAAAATATCTTCATTCTGACGGTGTAAGTGGGACCGATTATTTTTGGAATGAGACGCTATTGGGTAAAATGACTCCGTTTACACCATTAGGATATGTTAACTTGGCAAACAATCAGCAATCACAAGCCTATCAACCAGGATTTACTGGAATTTATACAAAAGATATCAAATTCCCTGAAGATGGAGATGGACCATTAAGATTGGTGTATTCTTCACCAAGTTTTGACACTGAAAAAGGTGGGCAAGTAATTGGAGTATTTGTTTATGAAATAAACAAGGATTATGTCCCATTAAATTAA
- the cobO gene encoding cob(I)yrinic acid a,c-diamide adenosyltransferase, whose translation MKDGLTIVYTGKGKGKTTAALGIALRAVGYEKRICMIQFIKGSWHYGEMDSSKRLEPEFEMVAVGKGFVGIIDDKSSKEEHKEIANEAIKISNEKIQSGKYDIVILDEINYAVNLGLIPVNDVLNLIKSKPQEVDLVLTGNYAKDEVINLADLVTEMREIKHPFQKGIKAKKGIDF comes from the coding sequence ATGAAAGACGGATTAACCATTGTATACACAGGAAAAGGTAAAGGAAAAACCACTGCAGCATTAGGAATTGCATTAAGAGCAGTTGGATATGAAAAGAGGATTTGTATGATCCAATTTATCAAGGGTTCATGGCATTATGGCGAGATGGACTCATCAAAAAGACTAGAGCCCGAATTTGAAATGGTTGCAGTTGGTAAAGGGTTTGTAGGAATTATAGATGATAAGAGTTCAAAAGAAGAACATAAAGAGATTGCCAATGAGGCCATAAAAATTAGCAATGAGAAAATACAATCAGGAAAATATGATATTGTAATTTTGGATGAGATCAATTATGCAGTTAATCTTGGTTTAATTCCAGTAAATGACGTTTTAAATTTAATAAAGTCAAAACCGCAAGAAGTAGACTTGGTATTAACCGGAAATTATGCCAAAGACGAAGTAATCAATCTAGCTGATCTAGTTACTGAAATGAGAGAGATAAAGCATCCATTTCAGAAGGGCATTAAGGCTAAGAAAGGTATCGATTTCTAG
- a CDS encoding translation initiation factor IF-2 subunit alpha, with translation MSTEIQEMPEQGEIVLATVTKVMDHGAYVTLDEYDDIQGFLHISEIAPGWIRSVSRFVKDGEKKVLLVKKVNSKRGDIDLSLKQVSKDQKKQKLKEVKKFEKGKTLLQNVQEKAKLTDEEIEKLEDSIYSRFDSVYDAFIEIGRNGIESVKDLKLAKKTATVIGEICSKIKLPSVEIRGIMEITSDKSDGVEIIKKILLDAIKKDPTIDITYLGAPKYRLSITAENFKSAEKSLKPIIEEIQDNIEKKKGSFKFTREESKKTREN, from the coding sequence ATGTCCACTGAAATACAAGAAATGCCTGAGCAGGGAGAAATTGTTCTTGCTACTGTTACAAAAGTAATGGATCATGGTGCATATGTTACACTGGATGAATATGATGATATTCAAGGATTTTTGCATATTTCAGAGATTGCCCCAGGTTGGATTAGATCAGTTAGTAGATTTGTCAAAGATGGGGAGAAAAAAGTACTGCTAGTAAAGAAAGTAAATTCCAAACGAGGAGACATAGATCTATCACTAAAACAAGTATCAAAAGATCAGAAAAAGCAAAAACTGAAAGAAGTCAAAAAGTTTGAGAAAGGTAAAACTCTATTACAGAATGTTCAGGAAAAAGCAAAACTAACTGATGAAGAAATTGAAAAATTAGAAGACAGTATTTATTCCAGATTTGATTCTGTGTATGATGCATTTATAGAGATTGGAAGAAATGGGATCGAGTCTGTGAAAGATCTTAAACTTGCAAAAAAGACTGCAACTGTAATTGGAGAAATATGCTCCAAAATTAAACTCCCATCAGTTGAAATTAGAGGAATAATGGAAATTACAAGTGATAAATCAGACGGAGTTGAAATAATTAAAAAAATATTACTTGATGCAATCAAAAAAGATCCTACAATAGATATTACTTATTTGGGTGCACCAAAATACAGACTGTCAATTACTGCAGAGAATTTTAAATCTGCAGAAAAATCGTTAAAACCAATTATAGAAGAGATTCAAGATAACATAGAAAAGAAAAAAGGCTCATTCAAATTCACTAGAGAAGAATCAAAGAAAACAAGAGAGAATTAA